The candidate division WOR-3 bacterium sequence GATGTAGGAGTAGCTTTTGGTGAGTCTGGTCTTTTCTGTATAGTGTCGCATAATATATTGTCCGCAATTGCTGCCGATCTGATTCTCTTCGTTCTCGCCGATGCTGATGAGCACTTCAAAACCATATTCCCGCAACCTTTTGATAAGGGGATATTTTCTGTCCGGTCTTTCTGAATCGATGTAGGATGCAAGACGATTCTTTACAGCCTGATATGTAGGATTGACCGGCGTGAATTTCATCAAAAATCTATCCGAAGGGAATTTTTCGGCGAGAACTTCCGGTCGCAAGGGAATTCCGACACCAAGCGCAAAGTTCAGGGTTATCTTCCTGTCCCCTTTTTGATAAAATCTTGCACCGTATTTACTGATCTCATCCAGTGTCCATTTCGATACCGGCATCAACCGATCGCGCACTTTTTCATCAGTTGAATGGACTGAAAACTGCATCTGGAACCTTCCGCCGCCGTAAAATTCACCCTTTATGTTCAAGAGTTCTTCAAAAAAATCAGCGGCGCTGCGCGGCGCAACCGTTGAAATACAGGGCATCAAACCGGGCGCGTCATAACGGTGCACCAGTTCCCGCAGTACATCAAGAAGAGCCGTATTCAATGACGGCTCTCCCATTCTTGCGAATTGAATCTTGAACTTTTTCACCGGGATTTTGAAATCCGGATATCTCTTTGAAACGAGAAAATCTATCTGACTCAAAATCTGCTCTGCGGACAGGGCGCCCTTATAATTCCCTCCGGCATCACACATTATACACTTTATAGGA is a genomic window containing:
- a CDS encoding radical SAM protein, whose amino-acid sequence is MKVLNSFGNDSLARVYICEFGAGKLVEFVESRQPPLSWKEKWVLIISTSIGCPIKCIMCDAGGNYKGALSAEQILSQIDFLVSKRYPDFKIPVKKFKIQFARMGEPSLNTALLDVLRELVHRYDAPGLMPCISTVAPRSAADFFEELLNIKGEFYGGGRFQMQFSVHSTDEKVRDRLMPVSKWTLDEISKYGARFYQKGDRKITLNFALGVGIPLRPEVLAEKFPSDRFLMKFTPVNPTYQAVKNRLASYIDSERPDRKYPLIKRLREYGFEVLISIGENEENQIGSNCGQYIMRHYTEKTRLTKSYSYIDP